One window from the genome of Nicotiana tomentosiformis chromosome 5, ASM39032v3, whole genome shotgun sequence encodes:
- the LOC108944284 gene encoding uncharacterized protein gives MVEKQIAVRLPDNKILRILGWTKFSNIAATTKELELINLQEKRDYEMEERGDSALHHCNLPFIPENSGVVKNKPNQAILWEVQRLRTAIAKVHSDLDAFNTKVAGDFVSMKEFFTQSINKLLDEIRTSSSRPIRKS, from the exons ATGGTTGAAAAACAAATTGCCGTTCGTCTTCCCGACAATAAAATACTTCGTATTCTCGGATGGACAAAG TTTTCAAATATTGCTGCAACAACTAAAGAGTTGGAACTCATAAATTTACAGGAAAAAAGGGATTATGAAATGGAAGAACGAGGAGACAGTGCACTGCATCATTGCAATCTCCCGTTTATACCTGAAAATTCTGGAGTTGTAAAGAATAAGCCCAACCAAGCTATATTGTGGGAAGTACAACGGTTGAGAACTGCAATTGCAAAGGTTCACAGTGATTTAGATGCATTCAACACAAAG GTTGCAGGCGACTTTGTATCGATGAAGGAATTTTTCACGCAATCAATTAACAAACTCTTGGATGAAATTAGGACATCTTCATCACGTCCAATCCGAAAAAGTTGA